In [Leptolyngbya] sp. PCC 7376, a genomic segment contains:
- a CDS encoding VOC family protein, with amino-acid sequence MQLNYVVLYVDNLQKSFEFYSELGFELTAEQHGEGPKHYSFPVGNVIFEIYLAKNNAVSHMRLGIEVDINVNGWDGSLRFSGLRK; translated from the coding sequence ATGCAGCTAAATTATGTCGTTCTCTATGTCGACAATCTTCAAAAGTCCTTTGAGTTTTACAGCGAACTAGGGTTTGAGTTAACAGCAGAGCAACACGGCGAAGGACCAAAGCATTATTCTTTCCCAGTTGGCAATGTCATCTTTGAGATTTATCTAGCCAAAAATAATGCTGTTTCTCATATGCGATTGGGCATTGAAGTAGATATCAATGTGAATGGGTGGGACGGATCTTTGAGATTTTCGGGGTTAAGAAAATAA
- a CDS encoding PTPA-CTERM sorting domain-containing protein, producing the protein MPNDSERRDDPQGYLDLIYLLINSKVKISSKKTSNLTWKITLNNPQINFNLTPFKITINIVQIALVSFFLGGFLAVVLNTNHSLLQQSESSESSESSESSESSESSESSESSESSESSESSESSESSESSESSESSETRNPLVAHLTYFDSNTSIVFEACLFDDGFYQPEVAVAVCGEAIAFSDSQSDTMYNHHGLSIGSVANLFDFDSTFEADNSFQSFIGFLGKDVVLGWDDIFSPTAIVTTKPTTVVAKKPTAVVMTEPTAIVATKPTTVVMTEPTAVVPTPTFVLPIWLGIFGSARHRSRS; encoded by the coding sequence ATGCCTAATGATTCAGAGAGAAGAGATGACCCTCAAGGTTACTTAGATCTCATCTACCTATTGATAAACTCAAAAGTTAAGATTTCATCAAAAAAAACGTCAAACTTAACATGGAAAATCACACTTAATAATCCACAAATCAATTTCAATCTTACTCCGTTCAAGATTACGATCAATATCGTGCAGATTGCACTTGTTAGCTTTTTTCTTGGCGGCTTTCTAGCTGTTGTTCTCAACACGAATCATTCTCTTCTACAACAGTCTGAATCCTCTGAATCTTCTGAATCTTCTGAATCTTCTGAATCTTCTGAATCTTCTGAATCTTCTGAATCTTCTGAATCTTCTGAATCTTCTGAATCTTCTGAATCTTCTGAATCTTCTGAATCTTCTGAATCTTCTGAATCTTCTGAGACGAGAAATCCTTTAGTGGCTCATCTAACTTACTTTGACTCCAATACCTCTATCGTTTTTGAGGCATGTTTGTTTGATGATGGTTTTTATCAACCTGAGGTTGCAGTAGCTGTCTGCGGGGAAGCCATTGCTTTCAGTGATAGCCAGAGCGATACTATGTACAATCATCATGGCCTTTCAATCGGGAGCGTAGCAAACTTATTCGATTTCGATAGTACTTTTGAAGCAGATAATTCTTTTCAGTCTTTTATTGGATTCTTAGGAAAAGATGTCGTCCTTGGATGGGACGACATCTTTTCCCCGACTGCCATTGTAACGACAAAACCAACTACCGTTGTCGCTAAGAAACCAACTGCCGTTGTAATGACCGAACCAACTGCTATTGTCGCGACAAAACCAACTACCGTTGTAATGACTGAACCAACTGCCGTTGTACCCACTCCAACTTTTGTTCTGCCAATTTGGCTTGGGATATTTGGATCGGCACGCCATCGCAGCAGGAGTTAG
- a CDS encoding trans-splicing intein-formed DNA polymerase III subunit alpha N-terminal partner DnaE-N, producing the protein MSFVGLHIHSDYSLLDGASQIKPLVKRAQELNMPAIALTDHGVMYGAIELLKTCRGKGIKPIIGNEMYVINADIHDKMQSNGKLKRHKKYHQVVLAKNTQGYKNLVKLTTISHLEGYQGRGIFARPCINKELIEKHHEGLIMTSACLGGEVPQCILKGEYQRALDVAKWYKDLLGDDYYLEIQDHGSQEDRIVNVAIVKIARKLGIKIIATNDSHYISCYDVEAHDALLCIQTAKLITEDKRLRYSGTEYIKSAEEMRMLFQDHLDPEVIEEAIANTLEVAEKVQPYKILGEPRIPDYPIPSGHTADSYLEEVTWEGLKERMKCKTRGEVDPTYKERLEYELKMMQRMGFSTYFLVVWDYIKYARDHNIPVGPGRGSAAGSLVAYALGITNIDPIHHTLLFERFLNPERKSMPDVDTDFCIERRQEMIEYVTEKYGKERVAQIITFNKMTSKAVLKDVARVLDIPYAESDEMAKMIPVARGKPAKLKVMISDDTPEPEFKRRYDTDPGVRRWLDMAIRIEGTNKTFGVHAAGVVISSDPLDEAVPLQRNNEGAVITQYYMEDVEAMGLLKMDFLGLRNLTTIQKTADLVQKHRDVELDLDQLPLDERRALEILAKGTAKKLPPDIKNTHGLFEEGQLAGIFQLESDGMKKIVQDLKPSGIEDISSILALYRPGPLDAGLIPIFIDRKHGREEIRYQHELLRPILKETYGVLVYQEQIMKMAQDLAGYSLGEADLLRRAMGKKKIAEMKKHEVKFIDGAAKNGVPQEVSKDLFDQMVKFAEYCLDGETPIVTVEYGVLPIREIVEKELLCSVYSIDENGFVYTQPVEQWHQRGDRQMFEYQLDNGGVIRATPDHKFLTTEGEMVAIDEIFEKGLNLAEFAPADLPSSQLVA; encoded by the coding sequence ATGTCCTTTGTCGGTCTGCATATTCACAGCGATTATTCTCTCCTTGATGGCGCGTCCCAGATTAAGCCTCTCGTTAAGCGTGCCCAAGAACTGAATATGCCAGCGATCGCCCTGACGGATCATGGCGTTATGTATGGCGCAATTGAACTACTGAAAACCTGTCGTGGCAAGGGTATCAAGCCGATTATTGGCAATGAGATGTATGTGATTAATGCAGACATCCACGACAAAATGCAGAGCAACGGTAAATTAAAACGCCACAAAAAATATCATCAAGTTGTCCTCGCCAAAAATACTCAAGGCTACAAAAATCTCGTTAAACTCACCACGATTTCTCACCTTGAGGGTTACCAAGGCCGAGGGATTTTCGCGCGTCCCTGTATCAACAAAGAACTGATCGAAAAGCACCATGAAGGTCTAATTATGACTAGTGCTTGCCTTGGCGGTGAAGTGCCTCAGTGCATCCTTAAGGGCGAATATCAGAGAGCGTTGGATGTGGCTAAATGGTACAAAGATTTATTGGGTGATGACTATTACCTCGAAATCCAAGACCATGGCTCCCAGGAAGACCGCATTGTTAATGTGGCGATCGTCAAAATTGCCCGCAAGCTTGGCATTAAAATCATCGCGACGAATGACTCCCACTACATTTCTTGCTACGACGTAGAAGCCCACGATGCCCTACTTTGCATCCAAACTGCCAAACTGATTACCGAAGATAAACGCCTACGGTATAGCGGCACAGAATATATTAAATCTGCGGAAGAGATGCGTATGCTCTTTCAGGATCACCTAGACCCCGAAGTTATCGAAGAGGCGATCGCTAACACCCTAGAAGTCGCTGAAAAAGTCCAACCTTACAAAATTTTGGGAGAACCCCGCATTCCCGATTATCCAATCCCTAGCGGCCACACTGCTGATAGTTATCTCGAAGAAGTGACATGGGAAGGACTCAAGGAGCGCATGAAATGCAAAACTCGCGGCGAAGTTGACCCTACCTATAAAGAACGCCTCGAATATGAACTGAAAATGATGCAGCGGATGGGTTTCTCTACCTATTTTTTGGTGGTGTGGGACTACATCAAATATGCTCGCGACCATAACATTCCCGTTGGCCCTGGACGTGGCTCAGCCGCGGGGTCTCTTGTCGCCTATGCCCTCGGTATTACTAATATTGATCCCATTCACCACACCTTATTATTTGAACGTTTCCTAAATCCCGAACGGAAATCAATGCCTGATGTTGATACAGATTTTTGTATTGAGCGGCGACAGGAAATGATCGAATATGTCACCGAAAAATATGGCAAAGAGCGAGTAGCGCAGATTATTACCTTTAATAAAATGACGTCGAAAGCAGTGCTCAAAGACGTTGCGCGGGTGCTGGATATTCCCTATGCCGAATCCGATGAAATGGCAAAAATGATTCCTGTTGCCAGAGGTAAGCCCGCCAAGCTTAAGGTAATGATCTCGGACGACACACCAGAGCCCGAATTTAAGCGTCGTTATGATACCGATCCGGGTGTGCGACGTTGGCTGGATATGGCGATCCGTATTGAAGGAACCAATAAAACCTTTGGTGTACACGCTGCCGGAGTCGTAATTTCCTCTGATCCCCTCGATGAAGCTGTGCCATTGCAGCGCAACAATGAGGGTGCTGTGATCACGCAGTACTACATGGAAGATGTGGAGGCGATGGGCCTCCTCAAGATGGACTTTTTGGGGCTGCGTAACCTCACCACCATTCAGAAAACTGCTGACCTCGTCCAAAAACATCGCGATGTCGAATTAGATCTAGATCAGTTGCCTCTCGATGAACGGAGAGCTTTAGAAATTTTGGCGAAGGGTACAGCGAAAAAACTACCCCCAGATATCAAAAATACCCATGGTCTGTTTGAAGAAGGCCAACTGGCAGGAATTTTCCAGCTAGAGTCCGATGGTATGAAAAAGATTGTGCAAGATCTGAAGCCTTCGGGCATTGAGGATATTTCGTCTATTTTGGCGCTCTACCGTCCGGGCCCACTAGATGCTGGTCTGATCCCTATTTTTATCGACCGTAAGCATGGCCGCGAAGAAATTCGGTATCAACATGAACTGCTCCGTCCCATTCTCAAAGAAACCTATGGCGTGCTCGTTTACCAAGAGCAAATCATGAAAATGGCGCAGGATTTGGCGGGCTATTCCCTTGGGGAAGCGGATCTATTGCGCCGAGCGATGGGTAAAAAGAAAATCGCCGAAATGAAAAAGCATGAGGTGAAATTTATTGATGGTGCGGCAAAAAATGGTGTACCTCAGGAAGTTTCAAAGGATCTGTTTGATCAAATGGTGAAGTTTGCGGAGTATTGCCTCGATGGTGAAACGCCCATTGTGACAGTTGAATATGGTGTGTTGCCCATTCGAGAGATTGTGGAGAAAGAATTACTTTGCAGTGTTTACAGTATTGATGAGAATGGGTTTGTTTATACCCAACCTGTTGAACAGTGGCATCAAAGGGGCGATCGCCAGATGTTCGAATACCAACTCGATAATGGTGGGGTTATTCGAGCGACACCAGATCATAAATTCCTGACGACAGAAGGGGAGATGGTGGCGATCGATGAGATCTTTGAAAAGGGTTTAAACCTCGCTGAGTTTGCCCCTGCGGATTTACCCAGTTCCCAATTAGTTGCTTAG